The region AACTTCACGCCCCGCATTGACGCTTGGTGATACGGCTTGGCGCCCACGAACGACGGCAGGAAACTGTGGTGGATGTTGATAACTTTGTGCGCATATTCGCGACACAACGCCGGCGGAAGAATTTGCATGTAACGGGCAAGCACCACCACCTCGGCATCGTGGTGCCTGACCAGACGCGACACTTCGGCAAAGGCAGGTTCTTTATCCTGTGGATTGACCGGTACGTGGTAATACGGAATGCCGTGCCATTCAACCATGCTGCGCAAATCGTCATGGTTTGAAATAACGCAGGAAATTTCGCAATCCAATTCGTCACTGTGCCAGCGGTGTAGCAAGTCGGCCAGGCAGTGCGACTCGCGACTGGCCATCAACACCACACGCTTCTTCTGCTCGGTATCGGTGATGCGCCAGTTCATCGAGAATTCTTCGGCAATCGGCGCAAACGCTTCGCGAAAGGCTTCGATACCGAAAGGCAGCGAATCGGCACGAATTTCGTGACGCATGAAGAACCAGCCACTGAGATTGTCCGAGTGATGGCTCGCTTCAGTGATCCAGCCGTTATGTGACGCCAGAAAGTTACTGACTTTAGCAACGATGCCGACGCGGTCCGGGCAAGCAATCACTAGCCGAAAAGTGCGCATGAGGGGGAAACTCCAGAACTTCGCAAAGGCCACCATTCTAGCGATTGCGCAGCAAAACTGCAGTATTGATGACAGATTGTCTTGCGTATCGGCCAACAGCAGCATGGTGACAACGTCTTTCTGCCCAGGTGAATGGCGCTTGCGCTGAACGTAAAAACGCACAATTGTGAATATCTGTACTGAAGGCATCACACTATTTAACTGGATTTCCTATTTATGCCTATTCGCTGAAACTAATTTAAATAAAACTCCGGTTAAATGTTTACTTGATGAAACACCCTGACTATTATTGCGGCACTGTAACCCTGTCTCCAGCGCCAATATAAGGTAGTCCTCATGTCCTTGATCAACGAATACCGTGCCACCGAAGAAGCTATCAAAGAGCTGCAAGCGCGTTTGAAGAACCTGTCCCAAGACGACAAACTGCAAACCGAGCTGGAATTCGAAGGCAAACTGCGCACCTTGATGGGCGAATACTCCAAGTCTCTGCGTGACATCATCGCGCTGCTGGATCCAGAGTCCAAATCCAAGGCTCCACGTGGCGGCGCAGTAAAAGTCACCGGCACCAAGCGTGCCCGTAAAGTTAAACAATACAAAAACCCGCACAATGGCGAAGTCATCGAAACCAAAGGTGGCAACCACAAAACTCTGAAAGAGTGGAAAGCCAAGTGGGGCGGTGATGTGGTTGAAGGCTGGGCTACCCTGCTGGGCTAAGCCGTAACACCTGCCGCAGACTGATCTGCGACAAAAAAACGCCAGCTGATGCTGGCGTTTTTTATGCCCGGAGTTCAGGTCTCCAGGCTTTTCGATGTCAAAGACCCAAACGTTTGCGCAACCCCAGAATATAATCCTGCCACTCATTCAGCACCTGGCACTGAATCGATGTAGCACTAACAGCCAGTTGGGCGGCGGCCTCTACAAAAGACTCCAGTGTATTGGGAGCGCCCCACTCGGGCGCGGACAAACGCTGCTGACAAAATACTCGCCAGCGCTCTTGCTCTTCGAAATTCAGCGTATCTGGAAAGTTACGTGCTCGATATCGAAACAATAAGGGCGATAAACGTTCATCATCGAACGGCCATTGCTCTTGTGCCAACTGCACAGGATCGGCGCTTCTCACTTGCTCACATAGACGTCGATCACGGTCACCGATAAAGCCGTCGTATAACTGTTGTTCAGGGTCTTGGCTTGCTACGAAATCTTCGCTCGCATAGATCTCCAGGATTTTATCGCGCCAAACTTGTTGTGCGTCACTTAGCCGCAGTACACGCGCCTGATACAACGCCATATCCAGACCAAGGCGTTGCTGATCGACAGGACGCAGTACCGAGAGTGGCGCTACCACCGGGCATTTGTTGATATGAATAAGCTTGAGCGGCACCGGCAACTCGCCTTCAGCCAAATCATCACGGCGCGTATACAAGCGCTGGCGCAAGGTCTGCGCGTCCAGGTCTAGTAAGCCTTGGGGATCAAGGTGCAAGTCGCAGACAATCAGGGCGTTCTTGTTGCGCGGGTGCCACGCCAGGGGCAGCACCACGCCTACATAGTGGCGAGCAGCCGAAAAGCGCCCCGAGATATGCACCATAGGCTGCAACAGCCGAATCTGATCCATCACCTTTTGTTTGCCGCGTAACTGAAACAGCCAGTCGTACAACTTCGGCTGTTTTTCCCGGATCAGACGAGCCAGAGCGATGGTTGCGCGAACATCCGACAAGGCTTCGTGGGCATTCCCATGATCGATGCCATTGGCGACTGTCAGCCGATCAAGCTTGAGCGTCACCCGCCCTTCATCATCCTTCGGCCAGGCCAAGCCTTCGGGACGCAGTGCATAGGCCGTGCGCACCACATCAATCAGGTCCCAGCGACTGTTACCGCCCTGCCACTCACGCGCATAAGGATCGAAAAAATTTCGATAGAGGCTGTAACGGGTCATCTCGTCGTCAAAACGCAACGTGTTATAACCCGCCCCACACGTGCCTGGCGCCGCCAGCTGGGCGTGAACGCGAGTCATGAAGTCGGCTTCGCTCAGGCCTTGTTCTGCAAGGAGGCTGGGGGTAATTCCGGTGATCGCACAGGCTGCCGGATGAGGCAGGATGTCGTCACTGGGCTGGCAATAAAGATTGACCGGCTCGTCTATTTCGTTGAGATCGAAGTCGGTGCGAATCCCCGCCACCTGAAGCGGACGGTCACAACGAGGGTTGATGCCAGTGGTTTCATAGTCGTACCAGAAGATCGAGGTCACGGGCTGTTCCTGAACTGAAGACCGGCGAAGTCTAGGCGCACACCTGTCGCCGCGGCCAGTAATCTTGCTATTGAATCACCGTCGCCCACTCACCGTGCGCTACATAGTTATGTCGTTTTCCCCCAAGAGGCTGCTAGCATCGGCCGGACATTGATTCCCGACCCGGCCCCATCACTCAGGTTGCCCATGCTCGAGACCACAGCATTGCCACGGAAAGCGCCGCTGTACCCGCCCCTCGATACGCGATATCAGGTCGAAACGCCCGAAGGTATCGACTTGCCTCTGCGCCCGGCGGGCTTGATGGTTCGCTCACTTGCGTTCTCGATTGACCTTGGGCTGCGCGGGTTGGTTCTGGGCTTGCTGTTGATCACCCTCGCATTTCTCGGCAAGCTCGGGGCGGGGCTGGGCTCGATTCTGCTGTTCGTGGCGAGCTGGTGGTACATGGTGCTATTTGAAGTGCTCAATCAGGGCCGCTCGCCCGGCAAGCAATGGATGCGGTTACGTGTGGTGCATGACGATGGCACGCCGATTGGCTGGTCCGCCTCGCTGCTGCGCAATCTGCTACGGTTCGTCGACGTATTACCCTTTGGCTACTTTCTCGGCGCCATCAGTTGCCTGCAACACCCCACATTCAAGCGCCTTGGCGACCTGGCCGCCGGCACACTGGTGGTCTACAGCGAACAGCCGCTCAAGCGTCCCGAACTGCCCGAAGCCGAGCCGTTACGGCCGGCCTTTGCGCTAACGCTGACCGAGCAACGCGCGATCCTGGGGTTTGCCGAACGCCAGAACGAGCTCTCCGAAGCACGAGTCAATGAGCTTGCGGCGATCCTCGCCCCACCGTTACAGGTTTCAGCGCCACGAGCCTTGGCCGAACTCAACGGCATCGCCCGCGGTTTGTTGGGCGCCCCATGAAGCAGAGTCTTTTCGAAAGTCGCCACAAGGCCGAATGGGAGCAATTCAGCCTGACCCTCGACCGTCTCGAACGGGGTAAAGCGGCCTCTCAAGTGGCCAGTTTTGCGAAAGACTATCGCCGACTCTGCCAGCAGTTGGCCTTAGCCGAGGAGCGCGGTTACAGCAGCTTCCTGATCGATTCTTTGCAACAACGGGTACTGCGTGGCCATCAACAACTGTATCGGCATCGCAGTCAGTTGAGGGCCAACGTACTGGCATTCATCCTGGCCGACTTCCCCCGCCTGGTCCGTGAGCAGTGGCGCTTTGTACTGGCCGCGAGCTTGATGTTCTTCGGCAGCCTGATTGGTTTTGGGCTGTTGGTGTACCTGTTTCCGGACCTGATCTACAACCTGATCCCGACCGAGCAGGTTAGTCAGATGCAAAGCATGTATGACCCCGTCGCCGGTCATCTCGGCCGCTCTACGGAACGCGCGGCCAGCGAAGACTGGGTGATGTTCGGTTACTACATCATGCATAACATCGGTATCGCCTTTCAGACCTTCGCCAGCGGTTTGCTGTTGGGCTTGGGCAGTGTGTTTTTTCTGTTCTACAACGGTTTGATGATCGGCGCGGTAGCCGGCTACCTCACGCAAATCGGCTATGGGCAAACGTTCTGGTCGTTTGTGATCGGTCACGGAGCCTTCGAACTGACAGCCATCGCCTTGGCCGGTGCCGCAGGCCTGCAACTGGGTTGGGCGTTGATTGCACCTGGGCGCCTGCACCGGGCTGAGGCCTTGCGCCTGGCGGCACGAAAAAGTGTGATGCTGATTTGCGGGGTCATGTTGTTTCTAGTGATTGCCGCGTTTATCGAAGCCTATTGGTCATCCCTGACCGGACCTGCACCCATGACCAAATATGCGGTAGGCACCGGGCTCTGGTTATCCGTGACGGCGTACCTGCTGTTGGCCGGACGGGTATCCCATGCTCCTGAGTGATGCCACGGTGGTGATTCGACCGCGTACTACTTGGGAAGCCATGGACCTGGGCGTGCTGCTGAGCCAACGGCACCGCCGTCTGCTAATGACCAGTTGGGCCATCATCACCTTGCCGGTTTTTGCCCTGCTGAGCCTGATGCTTTGGGATTTTCCTTCCCTCGCCTTGTTGATTTTCTGGTGGCTAAAGCCGGCGTTCGAGCGACTCCCGCTGTACATCCTTTCCAAAGCCCTGTTCGGTGAAACGCCTACCCTCAAGCAAGCGCTTCGACAATGGCCGCGCCTGCTCAAGCCCCAGCTACTGGCCAGCCTGACATGGCGGCGGCTGAGCATGAGTCGCAGCTTCCTGATGCCGGTGGTGCAACTCGAAGGCTTGAAGGGTACGCCGCGGCAGCGGCGCTTACAGGTCCTGCTGCTGCGCAATGTTGGCGCCGCGCAGTGGCTAACGATCATCGGCGCGCTCCTGGAAAGCGCATTGTGGATCGGCTTGATGGGGGTGTTCTACCTGCTGCTGCCCTCACAGGTCGAACTCGACTGGAACTGGCAAACACTGATCGCCGCTGCCCAACAGGACTGGCAGTGGCTGGAACACCTGACCAATGCCTTTTACGCACTGGTGCTGGTGCTATGGGAACCGATCTACGTCGCCTGCGGTTTCAGCCTTTACATGAACCGACGCACGGTGCTGGAAGCCTGGGATATTGAACTGGTGTTTCGCCGTCTGCGCCAACGCCTGGCCAGTGCCGCAGTTGCCCTCCTGCTGGGGATCATGCTGCTGACGCCGACCCTACAAACGGTATGGGCCGACGAACCGCTGATCGCCCCCGACAGTCCGCGCCTGCTGGACCAACCCCTGACCAGTCAGGCATCCCGGGGCACCATCAAGGCACTGCTTGAGCAGCCGCCCTTCAAGAACAACGAAACCGTCACCCGCTACCGTTTTGGCGAAGACCAACCCGCCGGCCAAACCACGGGCGATGGCGGCATACCGCACTGGCTGAAAACGCTGCTGGGGCTGCTCGACAATCAACGCTTCGACGCGCTGACCACGTTGCTGGAAGTAGTGTTATGGGGCGTGGTGATGGGCGCTATTGCTCTATTTATCTGGCGTTATCGTGATTGGTTACGGGCCTTTGTCAGTCGTCGACCGACCCCTGGGCGCAAAGTCATGCCGCCTGCTCCGCAACCCCTGTTCGGGCTGGACATCCATCAAGACACCTTGCCCGTCGACATCGCCGCCAGTGCCGAAGCCCTCTGGCAGACCGACCCTCGCGAGGCCCTCGGGCTGCTCTATCGCGCTCTGCTTAGCCGCTTGTGGCATGACTTCAACGTGCCCTTAAAAGAGGCGGATACCGAAGGCCAGGTACTGCAACGGATCCAGCAACTGCAACAACCGGAGTTGTTGGCCTTCAGCCAGAAACTGACGCAACACTGGCAGAACATGGCCTACGGACATCGTTTGCCTGCGGCGCCAATACAACAGCAACTCTGCGACGGATGGCGGGCCCTGTTCGCTGTAGGGGCTACCCGTTGAGCCGGCGCTCGTGGCTAGCGCTCGGCGCCCTGCTTACTCTGTTGCTCGGTACGCTGTGCGTTTACCTGTACGTCAAGGCCACGCCTTATCAGAAAGTGATCGATCGCGGCCCCGCTCCCGAAGCCCGGGCCAATCCTTACCTGGCGGCTGAGCAGTTCTTGCGCAGACAAGGGATCACCGTCACCCACGCCAACAGTCTCGATGTACTGCCGGGCATCGATCCTCGCCAGCACAGCCTGCTGTTGCTGGGCGATCGCTCGTCGATGACCCCGCGTCAGATCGATCAGGTGCTGAATTGGACTCGGGCCGGGGGCCGTCTGCTGTTTGTCGCTAAGGCACTGTGGGATGAAAAGACCGGGCAAAGCAGCGACCTGCTGCTCGACCGGGTGCAACTGCACCAGATCCTGAGCAAAAACCTCAAGGAGCCGGCGCCCGACCACGGCGCGGATCCTTACCCGACGCTGACCAAACTGTACCTGGAAGACGAAGACGCCCCGGCCTACGTCAGCTTCGATACCGCGTTCCACCTCGAAGACCCGAAGAACCTCGCCCAAGCCTGGGCCAACAGCGCTAAAGCCACGCACATGATGCAACTGAACCACGGGCTCGGCTCAATCACCGTGGTCACCGACGCCGACCTCTGGAAAACTCCGGCTATCGGGCAATACGACAATGCGTGGCTGCTCTGGTACTTGAACGCTGGCACCGCAGTGACCCTACTGTTCAACACCGAGCACGACTCGCTGTTGACCTTGCTGCTGCGCTATTTCCCACAGGCACTGGTGGCGCTGGCGGCCCTGACAGCTCTCGGGTTCTGGCACCTCGGCGTGCGTCAGGGTCCGCTGCTGGAGCCCGCTCCGAAGGCACGCCGCCAGCTTCAGGAACACCTGCGCGCCAGCGCCGATTTCATGCTCCGCCGCCGAGGCCAGCACAGTCTGTTGCAGGCCTTGCAGCAAGATATCCTGCGCCGTGCCAGACGCCGTCACCCCGGTTTCGAACAACTGGTGATTACCGAACAATGGCTGGTGCTCGCGCGCCTGACCCGGCAACCCACCCGCGCCATCAGTCAGGCCCTGAGCCCGCGACCGAAACAGAAGCTGTCCAGCGCTGAATTCAGCCGGCAGGTCGCCCACCTGCAAACCTTGAGGAATGCCTTATGAGTGAAATCGAGCCCGGCACACAGAGCCACGCGGCCCAGCAACGCCAGCGCGCCAGCCAGTTGGCTCAGGCCGTGCGCAGTGAGCTGCACAAAGCCGTGATCGGCCAGGACAACGTGATCGACGATGTGCTCACCGCCCTGATCGCCGGCGGTCATGTGTTACTCGAAGGCGTCCCCGGACTGGGCAAAACACTGCTGGTGCGTGCCCTGGCCCGATGTTTTGGCGGCGAGTTCGCGCGTATCCAGTTCACACCGGACTTGATGCCGAGCGACGTCACCGGGCACGCGGTATACGACTTGCAAACAGAACAATTCAAATTGCGCAAAGGGCCGCTGTTCACCAACCTGCTGCTGGCCGATGAGATCAACCGGGCACCGGCTAAAACCCAGGCCGCGTTGCTTGAAGCCATGCAAGAACGGCAAGTCACCCTTGAAGGCCGCGCGCTGCCCATCGCCCAGCCATTCATGGTGCTCGCCACGCAAAACCCCATCGAACAGGAAGGCACCTATCCACTGCCTGAGGCCGAACTCGACCGCTTTATGCTCAAAGTGCGCATGGACTACCCCGACGCCGAGCAAGAGCTGGAGATGGTCCGCCAGGTCTGCCGCTCCACCCGAGCTGACATGCTCGATGTACAGCCGTTGCGCACAGTGCTGCAAGCCAAGGACGTCGTGACCTTGCAACGTATTGCGAGCGACTTGCCACTGGACGAACAAGTGCTCGACTACGCCATCCGCCTGGCTCGTGCCACGCGCAGTTGGCCCGGTTTGACCCTCGGCGCCGGCCCTCGGGCCTCTATCGCCCTGGTCCGTTGCGCCAAGGCGCGCGCCTTGTTGCGTGGCGGCGAGTTTGTGGTTCCGGATGACATCAAAGGCTGCGCGCTGGCGGTGTTGCGTCATCGGGTGCGGATTGCACCGGAGCTGGATATCGAAGGGCTTGAGATCGATCAGGTGCTCGGCCAAATGCTTGATCAAGTCACGGCGCCGCGCATTTGAAACCCTCTCGCCTGCTGTTGATATGGCTTGCGGTGCTGCTGGGCCTGGATATCCTGTTGGGCGCCATACGTGCGCTCGGGTTCGATGTGCCGCAAAACCTGCAATCCATCAGTTGGGCGTTGCTGCTGGCGTTGCTGGTGTTGTCGCTGCTGGACGCGGTGCGCCTCAAACGCCTGCCCTTGCCGCGTTTGAAACGGCACATGCCCAGCAGCCTGGCGCTCGGACGCTGGAGTGACATCCAACTGGAGGTCGAGCATGATTTTGCACAACCGCTTAACGTGCAACTCTTCGATCATGCCCCCTACGGTTTGAGCGTCGAACATTTGCCGCAATCGGTCGAACTGCAACCCGGCCAGCGCAGCCAGATCCGCTATCGCCTGCGCCCGCTCCGGCGCGGTCACTTTGCTTTTGAACACTGTGAAATTCACCTGCCGAGCCCATTGGGCCTGTGGTCCGACAAACGCCTGCTGAACGTGGAAGACACCGCCCGGGTGTACCCGGATTTCGCCCGGCTCTACGGCGGTCAATTGCTCGCGGTGGATAATTGGCTCAGCCAGCTCGGCGTGCGCCAACGCCAGCGGCGCGGTCAGGGGCTGGAGTTTCATCAACTGCGCGAATTCCGTGAAGGCGACAGCCTGCGGCAAATCGACTGGAAAGCCACCGCCCGTCAACGCACGCCGATTGCCCGGGAGTACCAGGAAGAGCGCGACCAGCAGATCATTTTCATGCTCGACTGTGGGCGTAGCATGCGAAGTCAGGACGATGAGCTGGCGCACTTCGATCACGCCCTCAATGCTTGCCTGCTGCTCAGCTACATAGCGTTGCGCCAGGGCGATTCGGTGGGGCTATGCACCTTTGCCGGCGAAGCGCCGTTCTACCTCGCCCCGGTCAAAGGCGCCGACCAGCTCAAAGCCGTGCTCAACGCGACCTACGACCTCAAAACCACCCAACGCCCCGCCGATTACCAGGCCGCCGCTAACCAATTGCTGGCCCGGCAAAAACGCCGGTCGCTGGTGGTGCTGGTGACCAACCTGCGGGACGAAGACGATGGTGAACTGCTGAATGCCGTGCAACGCCTGGGGCAGCGACACCGGGTGCTGGTCGCTAGCCTGCACGAAGGCATCCTCGATGAGCTGCGCCAGTCATCGGTGCAAACCCTGCCCGAGGCATTGATGCATTGCGCGACAGTCGACTATTTAAATGCTCGGACCGAACTCCATGAACGGTTGAGTGCTTATGGTGTACCAGTGCTGGATGCGCTGCCCGCAGAACTGGGAACGACGTTGGTGACCCGGTATTTGAGCTGGAAAAAGGCCGGAGAACTTTAGTCCCTCGGCCTGCTCCAGCAATCACACACTGCAACTTACCGCGGGGGACGGAGATTGAGAGGCATAGCTGTTTCAATCATGCTACCCGAAGAACCTACTTTCACCCCGGCAAAAAGCCTAGTGGTATAAAAGTCGAATCGAGCTTGGAATATGGTGCTGCCATCGACTCCTGTGACAGTAGGGGCAAACGTCTGCCCTGCTATTCGCCAATACACGGTATGCCCTGCAAGAGGCTGCTTATTAATATCCGCAACAAGCACTTCAAAAAAAGCATCCTCTTCGGCATACATGGGATTCGTGATAATAGCAAACCTCCATATATGCGGCGCGTCCAACCCCGCGATTTCAAGGTCGATGGCTTTCGGACTTTCAA is a window of Pseudomonas sp. DC1.2 DNA encoding:
- the purU gene encoding formyltetrahydrofolate deformylase, encoding MRTFRLVIACPDRVGIVAKVSNFLASHNGWITEASHHSDNLSGWFFMRHEIRADSLPFGIEAFREAFAPIAEEFSMNWRITDTEQKKRVVLMASRESHCLADLLHRWHSDELDCEISCVISNHDDLRSMVEWHGIPYYHVPVNPQDKEPAFAEVSRLVRHHDAEVVVLARYMQILPPALCREYAHKVINIHHSFLPSFVGAKPYHQASMRGVKLIGATCHYVTEELDAGPIIEQDVVRVSHSDSIEDMVRFGRDVEKMVLARGLRYHLEDRVLVHGNKTVVF
- the mvaT gene encoding histone-like nucleoid-structuring protein MvaT, encoding MSLINEYRATEEAIKELQARLKNLSQDDKLQTELEFEGKLRTLMGEYSKSLRDIIALLDPESKSKAPRGGAVKVTGTKRARKVKQYKNPHNGEVIETKGGNHKTLKEWKAKWGGDVVEGWATLLG
- the sbcB gene encoding exodeoxyribonuclease I produces the protein MTSIFWYDYETTGINPRCDRPLQVAGIRTDFDLNEIDEPVNLYCQPSDDILPHPAACAITGITPSLLAEQGLSEADFMTRVHAQLAAPGTCGAGYNTLRFDDEMTRYSLYRNFFDPYAREWQGGNSRWDLIDVVRTAYALRPEGLAWPKDDEGRVTLKLDRLTVANGIDHGNAHEALSDVRATIALARLIREKQPKLYDWLFQLRGKQKVMDQIRLLQPMVHISGRFSAARHYVGVVLPLAWHPRNKNALIVCDLHLDPQGLLDLDAQTLRQRLYTRRDDLAEGELPVPLKLIHINKCPVVAPLSVLRPVDQQRLGLDMALYQARVLRLSDAQQVWRDKILEIYASEDFVASQDPEQQLYDGFIGDRDRRLCEQVRSADPVQLAQEQWPFDDERLSPLLFRYRARNFPDTLNFEEQERWRVFCQQRLSAPEWGAPNTLESFVEAAAQLAVSATSIQCQVLNEWQDYILGLRKRLGL
- a CDS encoding RDD family protein; translated protein: MLETTALPRKAPLYPPLDTRYQVETPEGIDLPLRPAGLMVRSLAFSIDLGLRGLVLGLLLITLAFLGKLGAGLGSILLFVASWWYMVLFEVLNQGRSPGKQWMRLRVVHDDGTPIGWSASLLRNLLRFVDVLPFGYFLGAISCLQHPTFKRLGDLAAGTLVVYSEQPLKRPELPEAEPLRPAFALTLTEQRAILGFAERQNELSEARVNELAAILAPPLQVSAPRALAELNGIARGLLGAP
- a CDS encoding stage II sporulation protein M, translated to MKQSLFESRHKAEWEQFSLTLDRLERGKAASQVASFAKDYRRLCQQLALAEERGYSSFLIDSLQQRVLRGHQQLYRHRSQLRANVLAFILADFPRLVREQWRFVLAASLMFFGSLIGFGLLVYLFPDLIYNLIPTEQVSQMQSMYDPVAGHLGRSTERAASEDWVMFGYYIMHNIGIAFQTFASGLLLGLGSVFFLFYNGLMIGAVAGYLTQIGYGQTFWSFVIGHGAFELTAIALAGAAGLQLGWALIAPGRLHRAEALRLAARKSVMLICGVMLFLVIAAFIEAYWSSLTGPAPMTKYAVGTGLWLSVTAYLLLAGRVSHAPE
- a CDS encoding DUF4129 domain-containing protein → MLLSDATVVIRPRTTWEAMDLGVLLSQRHRRLLMTSWAIITLPVFALLSLMLWDFPSLALLIFWWLKPAFERLPLYILSKALFGETPTLKQALRQWPRLLKPQLLASLTWRRLSMSRSFLMPVVQLEGLKGTPRQRRLQVLLLRNVGAAQWLTIIGALLESALWIGLMGVFYLLLPSQVELDWNWQTLIAAAQQDWQWLEHLTNAFYALVLVLWEPIYVACGFSLYMNRRTVLEAWDIELVFRRLRQRLASAAVALLLGIMLLTPTLQTVWADEPLIAPDSPRLLDQPLTSQASRGTIKALLEQPPFKNNETVTRYRFGEDQPAGQTTGDGGIPHWLKTLLGLLDNQRFDALTTLLEVVLWGVVMGAIALFIWRYRDWLRAFVSRRPTPGRKVMPPAPQPLFGLDIHQDTLPVDIAASAEALWQTDPREALGLLYRALLSRLWHDFNVPLKEADTEGQVLQRIQQLQQPELLAFSQKLTQHWQNMAYGHRLPAAPIQQQLCDGWRALFAVGATR
- a CDS encoding DUF4350 domain-containing protein; its protein translation is MSRRSWLALGALLTLLLGTLCVYLYVKATPYQKVIDRGPAPEARANPYLAAEQFLRRQGITVTHANSLDVLPGIDPRQHSLLLLGDRSSMTPRQIDQVLNWTRAGGRLLFVAKALWDEKTGQSSDLLLDRVQLHQILSKNLKEPAPDHGADPYPTLTKLYLEDEDAPAYVSFDTAFHLEDPKNLAQAWANSAKATHMMQLNHGLGSITVVTDADLWKTPAIGQYDNAWLLWYLNAGTAVTLLFNTEHDSLLTLLLRYFPQALVALAALTALGFWHLGVRQGPLLEPAPKARRQLQEHLRASADFMLRRRGQHSLLQALQQDILRRARRRHPGFEQLVITEQWLVLARLTRQPTRAISQALSPRPKQKLSSAEFSRQVAHLQTLRNAL
- a CDS encoding MoxR family ATPase, translating into MSEIEPGTQSHAAQQRQRASQLAQAVRSELHKAVIGQDNVIDDVLTALIAGGHVLLEGVPGLGKTLLVRALARCFGGEFARIQFTPDLMPSDVTGHAVYDLQTEQFKLRKGPLFTNLLLADEINRAPAKTQAALLEAMQERQVTLEGRALPIAQPFMVLATQNPIEQEGTYPLPEAELDRFMLKVRMDYPDAEQELEMVRQVCRSTRADMLDVQPLRTVLQAKDVVTLQRIASDLPLDEQVLDYAIRLARATRSWPGLTLGAGPRASIALVRCAKARALLRGGEFVVPDDIKGCALAVLRHRVRIAPELDIEGLEIDQVLGQMLDQVTAPRI
- a CDS encoding DUF58 domain-containing protein; amino-acid sequence: MKPSRLLLIWLAVLLGLDILLGAIRALGFDVPQNLQSISWALLLALLVLSLLDAVRLKRLPLPRLKRHMPSSLALGRWSDIQLEVEHDFAQPLNVQLFDHAPYGLSVEHLPQSVELQPGQRSQIRYRLRPLRRGHFAFEHCEIHLPSPLGLWSDKRLLNVEDTARVYPDFARLYGGQLLAVDNWLSQLGVRQRQRRGQGLEFHQLREFREGDSLRQIDWKATARQRTPIAREYQEERDQQIIFMLDCGRSMRSQDDELAHFDHALNACLLLSYIALRQGDSVGLCTFAGEAPFYLAPVKGADQLKAVLNATYDLKTTQRPADYQAAANQLLARQKRRSLVVLVTNLRDEDDGELLNAVQRLGQRHRVLVASLHEGILDELRQSSVQTLPEALMHCATVDYLNARTELHERLSAYGVPVLDALPAELGTTLVTRYLSWKKAGEL